A genomic window from Labrus bergylta chromosome 7, fLabBer1.1, whole genome shotgun sequence includes:
- the LOC114921522 gene encoding coiled-coil domain-containing protein 73-like, whose protein sequence is MPVNIQCLAADDDARLCTSTYDEHARESEQQDAKTLFEDQISKLVLENQELEWEKASLQHQIETVTNQHTEALMNAQKQFQAKISNIEEEKGIFQISVELKDKEMINLKEAMKSLQMLKYNLEKKANELVMNFSTHKNCFQGIDECDKLFLHCSGAKKR, encoded by the exons atgccggtaaatatccagtgtttggcggccgatgatgatgctcgtttgtgtacgagCACATATGACGAGCACGcaagggagagcgagcaacag GATGCAAAGACACTATTTGAGGATCAGATCAGTAAGCTTGTGTTGGAGAACCAGGAGCTGGAGTGGGAGAAG GCATCCCTACAACATCAAATAGAAACAGTGACAAACCAGCACACTGAGGCCCTAATGAATGCACAGAAGCAG TTCCAGGCCAAAATAAGTAACATTGAGGAGGAGAAG GGGATATTCCAAATCAGTGTTGAGTTAAAAGACAAGGAAATGATCAACTTAAAGGAGGCAATGAAGTCGCTACAG ATGCTGAAATACAATTTGGAAAAGAAAGCAAATGAACTGGTAATGAATTTTTCCACTCATAAAAATTGTTTTCAAGGGATTGATGAGTGTGATAAATTATTTTTACACTGTAGTGGTGCCAAGAAAAGATAA